Below is a window of Patescibacteria group bacterium DNA.
TAGCAGTTTAAAATATAATAAATTAATAAAATCAATAATAAAATTGTATTTGACGCGTTTAAAAATTTGGGATTATTCAACCGTTTCTCGCGTGGATAAGTTTATAGCAAATTCTTATAATGTAAAGAAACGCATTAAAAAATTCTATGACAGAGAAAGCGCTGTAATTTATCCGCCTGTTAACATTAAAAAATTTTTTGTATCAGAAAAAAATAAAGAATATTTTTTAATAGGCGGAAGAATAGTTCCGCACAAAAAATTTGACATAGCAATTACGGCATTTAATAAATTGAATATTCCTTTAAAAGTTTTTGGTGAAGGTCCTGATTATAAAGCATTAAAAAAGAAAGCAAATAAAAACATTGAATTTTTGGGTTTTATCAAAGAGGAGGATAAGCCAAAACTTTATTCTCAAGCAAGGGCTTTTTTGCATCCGCAAGAAGAAGATTTTGGAATTACTTTAGTAGAAGCAATGGCGTCAGGAACTCCAGCGATAGCTTATAAAGCTGGCGGAGCAAAAGAATCTGTCAAAGAAGGATTATCAGGCGAATTTTTTTTAGAACAAACTTGGGAATCTTTGGCTGAAAAAGTAATAAATTTTGATGATAATAAATATAATAGATATGAAATAGCACAATCAGTTGAAAAATTCAGCAATGAAAATTTTAAGGAAAAAATTAAAAAATTTATTCAAGAAAACATAATTTCGCCCAAAAACCCTTGACATATTTTTAATATCTGCTATAATAATACATCAATTAAAAATCAGATAAAAGAACATTAAAAATTAAAAAAACAATGCAAGGAGAGAGGCATTGAAAATACTTTTACTAAAATACAAAAGGTAATAAGTATTGCGATACTTTCTCTAAATGGGATATTTTAAAATCTCCCAGCCTTCTTTTTCAAAGGGGGAAATAATAAAAGCATTTAGAAAATAAAAGCGTTGCGATATTTGTTGCCTTTTTTTAGAAAGAGCAGTAAAGAGGAAAAAAATTAAACTCGTCTTTGCTACTTTCTCTAAAAAGAGAAAAATGAACATTAAAACAAAAGCGCATATTAGTAATTTTAAGCAATTAAAATGAGTTAACATTATTTTTGCGAAAATGCAAAAGGAGAGAGCTCATTGCCTAAGATTGATAATTCGCTAAGTTAGTCGCCAATTTAAAAAAAGGCGAAACAGGATTATATTATTTTAACTTAATCAAACGAACTGATTATTTTAAAATAAATCGCTTAGTAAATTTGTGGCAAAATCGTTTCAATGCTTGTAAACGACAAGCCCTTTAAAAAGCAATCCTGTTGACTGTTGTTTTTCAAAAGAACATCAGCTGAACGCAAAAGTCTGAACCGCTTTTGCGTTCAGGAATGTTCTTTAAGTGAGAATTTGTTCTTTGAAAAAATATTTTTATTTTTAACCAACGGATTGTGGAAATAAGATTATTAATTCTTAATTCCCCCTTTGGCAAAGAGGGGTTGGGGGATTTTAAAATAATTTTTAATTTAATAATTTTATTTCCGCATTCCGCGGAGAAATAAAAAAACCAGCCTTGCAAAACGTGGGGCAAAAAAGGAGAGAGAGAAATGAACACATATATAGTTTATAAATGCGAAAATAACATAAAAAAAGTGGTATGGGTCGGAGAGGCCGAAGACATTGCCGACGTTGAAAAAGAAGTCGGCTATGCAGGCTTTTCTGCATACGAATGGCTGGGGCAGAAGTTTCAGGTCGTTGAGGCAGATGACCTGAAATTTGCAGATGCAATAAAAAAGTATCTGCAAGGGCTAAAGTTCCACTATCATTGGCACGGCAAGAGAGTGCTAAACATGGTTGGTAACGAGAGAACCACTAGGCAAAAAAGGGAGGAGAAATATCGGGCTGAAAATTGCCTATCCCGATTAGAGGAGGAGATAATAGAGTCAGGTATCTCCTTTAAAAGAGTTTGGACGGAGGTCAACGGAGTCGATCCAGACAATATTCCAGCGCTGAAAGGACACTGGATATAAAATATAAGTAGCCCGCCAAGGGGTTAAAAAAAATTTCCAAAAGGAGGTTTAAAATGGTTCAAAACGGAGTTTATGGCTTGGCACATAAACTCCTTTTATCCGAGTTTGTCAAAATATTTTTGGCAGATTCAGATAAAATTATTTCATAATTTTCGCTGAAAGTCGTAGACTAAACGCGGAAACGCGCGGAAATTGTAAAAAGTAAAAAAAAATAAAAAAATTATTTAAAAATAAAAAATCAAAGCATTAAAATATTGTTTTTAAAATTTCAACAAAAAATTTTTTGAAAAAATCATTTAATCCATTTTTTGGAAAAAGAATTAAAGATGTCTTGAAAAAAAGATTTGGCTTTTTCACTTAAATTTTTTTGAGGTAAAAGTAAAAGTGGTTCAATACCAGAAAGTTCGTCTGATAATTTGTTAAGTTTGGCAAGAAGAAGCGCTGGTTCAATAGCAACGCCAAATTTTTTTTCAACAAGGCGAATTAGAGTTAAAAGATTATATTTTGGTTTTTGGCTTAAATACACATATAAATCAAAAGCGTCTTTAGGCTCGTTTCTTTGATAAGCGGAAAGTGTTTTATTTATCATAATATCGGACAAAGAATCAATATTTATAGAAAATTCCACAAGCTTTTTTCTTCTTTCATAATTTGGAAAAGGAAAAAACACAAGTTCTAATTTAACATTTTCTTTTCCGCGCTTAGCAAGATAAATTTTTCTGTTTAGTTCCTGTCTAAAGATTATTTTATTCGCCTGAACTTCTTTTTTTAAGCTGTTTATGAAAATAAGATATTCTTCATCAGAATACAGATTATCAGAAAAAAAATCTAAATCAATTGAATCGCGATGAGAAAGGTAATAGTAAGAAAGCAAAGTTCCGCCAGTCCAATAAAAATTTTTGCCAAAAGAATTTTTTCCAAAAAAACGCAGAACATCTTTTTGCAAATCAGTAAGTTTAATTTTTGCCATATTTTGAAAGATAATTTTGTAAAAGCTCTTTAAGAGATGGATTTATTTTTAACAAAGGCAAATATTTTTTAAGATCTTTTTTTTTAATTCCAGACAAATCGCCAAACTGCAGCTGTCTGTTTAGGCGCCAATTTTTAACTAAAGGATTGTTTAAATCCATTTTTTCAGTATTATAATCCCAAAAGATAGCTTTGTTTTTTAAATTTTTATTCATAGTTTTGAGTTTTATTATACTTTAATTTTAACATTTTTTTTAACAAAAATCAAGGTATTGTTTAAAAATAAAACCAATGGAAATTCGCGGGGCAGGAAAAGTATAAAGCAAATTTTTTATCTCTCTCCAAAAATAAATATTCGCTTATGCTTTTCATTAATTGCTCCGCGGATTTCCGTTGGTTTTTTTATTTCGTATTTTTTAAAAATATGTTATAATATTCACAAAGTAAATTTTGATTTATGGCTCAAAACATATTTTTATTATTTCTAAAATACATTACTGTTGATTTAATCGGCGATTTTTTTTATTTTCCTGTTTGGTGGTATACTAAAGGATTTAAAAAAGCGATATTTTTTTCAATAAAAAAAATAAAAGATACAGAAAAAGGATTAGGGATTGGAATTTGGGCGAAAAATTTATTTAAACCAATGTATGCCCAATATGACTGGCAAGGCAGGATTATTAGTTTTTTAATGCGTCTTTTCCAATTGATTGTTAGGTCAATTGCATTTGGCGTTTTTTTTATTATTATTTTATTTTTGCCGCTAATTTGGCTAACATTGCCGATTTTTATTATTTTTCAAATAATTTTAATTATAAAAATATAAAATGGAAGATAAAAACAAAAATTCTAAAAATCCATTTACTTTTCAAACTATTGTTTGCGAAAAATGCGCTGGAACAGGAAAAATTGATCATAAAAAATGCCAGAATTGCAAAGGAGAAGGCGTTGTTTTTTGGTTTAATAAAACTCTTTTTTGTTGGGGGAAAAAAATCAGCTCGATTAGTATTTTAGAAAATAAAATAGAAAAAATCGCTCGAAAAACTATTAATATTATTTTATTTATTTTTGGTTTATTAGGTTTTCTTTTTTTTGTTTATTATGTTTACAGCAGAAATTTTATTGGGTTGATAAGTTTAGATTTTTGGGCAGAGCAAACAAACGAAATGTTGATTTTTTGGTTAAGCATTATTACTGATATGTATCTGTTTTATCGTTTAGATAAAGAGTCAACATTGGTTAAAAAAGTGGAAAAAAGAAAATTTGATAAAAGCGTAAATGTTTTTTTAAGTTCAAATCCGTGGAAAAAAATTAACAAAATGCAAAATTTAAAAAGAGTGAATATTGCCAGCGCTTTTACTGTTAATTCCATAAAAGCTATTGAAGAAGCGTGGAAGCTGTCCGTAAAATTCAAGCATCCGCAAACAAGGTCTGTTCATATTTTGGCTTCATTGCTGTTCTTTTCCAAAATTGATCTGGTTTTTGCCAGACTAAGCATAAATATTGAAAATTTGGCAAAAAAAATAAGCAGGTTGCTGAACAAACAAGAATTTCTTGAATTTGAAAGAGGCAATAATCCAATATTGTCCGCTGATTTTAAAAAAATTTTATTTAACGCTTATATGGAAGCTTACAAAGCTCGCGAACCCCAAGTGAGCGTTATTGACTTATTGTTGTCAATCGCAAAAGAAGACAATTCAGCTCAAGAAATTTTATTTGACTTAAAAGCTGATGTTAATAAAATTAAAAATGTTGTTGAATGGATCAGGGTTAATGAAATGCTTATTAAAGGGCAGAAGCATTTTAGAAGATCAGCTATATTCAAGCCAAAAGGCGGAATGGACAGGGCAATGACCGCTATTGAAACCCCTGCTCTTGATCATTTTTCCCAAGATTTAACATTGCTGGCTAAGTTTGGTTATTTAGAGCCGTGCATAGGCAGAGAAAAAGAAATAGAAGAAATTTTTCGTTCAATAGAAGCAAGCAGGCAAAGCGTTATTTTATCCGGAAATTCAGGCGTTGGCAAAAGCGCTATTATTAATGGAATAGCGCGTTTAATGGTTGAGGAGGATGTGCCAGAAATAATTAAAGATAAAAGATTAGTTAGTTTAAGCGTTGCTCGCTTAGTAAGCGGAGCCACTCCAGCTGAAGCCCAAGGAAGGTTAATGCGAATTATTGATGAAATTCGCCGCTCAGGAAATATTGTTCTTTTTATCCGCGATATTCAGGATATTATAGGAATTACTTCTGGTTCAAAAGAAAGTTTGGATTTGTCAGAGGTTTTGGTTTCAGAAATTTCAAAAGGAACATTCTTTTGCTTCGCGACAACAAATTCTATTGATTACACCCGTTATATAGAAAATAGCGCTATTGGAGATTCGATGCAAAAAATTGAAATTTTAGAACCAGAATTAAACAAAGCAATTCAAATTTTAGAAGCAAAAACAGCAGTAATTGAATATCAAAATAGTGTTTATTTTTCTTATGACGCTATTGAACAAGCAGTTAAGCTTTCTGGAAAATATATCCACGACAAATTTTTGCCTGAAAAAGCAATAAAAATTATTGAACAAGCGGCTGTTTATGTATTTAAAAACAAGGGGGCTAAATCTGTTGTTTTAGGAGAAGATATCGCGAAATTAATTTCTGAAAAAGTTAATATTCCTTTAACAAGCGTTACTGAAAAAGAAAGCGAAAAGCTGTTAAACTTAGAGCAGGAAATACACAGACGCATTATTGGCCAGACTGAAGCTGTTAAAATGGTTTCATCAGCGTTAAGAAGAGCGCGAACAGAATTAAGGGATTTAAATCGTCCAATCGCGAATTTTCTTTTTTTAGGTCCGACAGGGGTTGGAAAAACAGAATTATCAAAAACAGTCGCTGAAGTTTATTTTGGATTTGAAAAAAATATGATACGAATTGATATGAGTGAATATCAGGAACCAGCAAGTATCAATCGTTTAATAGGATCTCCCCCTGGACAAGGAGGATTTGGAACGGCTGGATATCTTACGGAAGCTGTTCGCAAAAGCCCGTTCACTTTGATTTTACTTGATGAAATAGAAAAAGCTCATTCTGATATTTTGAATGTTTTTTTGCAATTAATGGATGACGGAAGATTAACAGACGGGTTGGGCAGGACAGTTGATTTTACAAATGTTATTTTAATCGCGACTTCTAACGCTGGCACAAAATTTATTCAGGAAAAAATAAAAGAAAACTGGTCAGTTAAAGATATAAAAAATCAAATTTTAGAAAACGAAATAAAAAAATTTTTTCGCCCAGAATTTATAAATCGTTTTGACGGAGTCGTTGTTTTTAAGCCTTTGGAAATGGCGGATGTTATTTCTATCGCGCGTTTGTTAATAAAAAAAGTCATAAAAATGTTAAAAACAAAAGGCATAAATTTGCAAATTACGGAAGAAGCGCTTATTGATCTAGCAAAACAAGGTTTTGATCCGCAATATGGCGCGCGCCCATTAAGAAGAGTAATACAAGAAAAAGTAAATGATTATTTAGCGAATTATCTTTTAAAAGGCAAAATTCAGCGCAGAGATATCGTTGTTTTAGAAAAAGGAGGCAAAATTAAGATTATCAAAGCGGAGAAATTATAAATTAATATTAAGTACTTGGTATTAAGTATTGATCATTGAGCGTTTATATTTTGAGTTTAAATATTTATGTGCTAAAATATTTACAAAATAATTTTTATAATTTAAAAAATTTATGTTAAAAATAAACGTCCCCTTGTCGGTTCCAAAAAGAAAAGAAAAAGAGTATATTAAAAATTTCAAAATAGCAACCCATAATACTGGCAGGTTAATGATGTTTGCCGGAGACCAAAAGGTAGAGCATCTGAATAATGATTTTGTTGGAAAAAATATTCCAAAAGAAGTCGCTGATCCTGAACATTATTTTCAGATAGCAAAAAAAGCGCATATTGGAGTTTTTGCCACGCAATTAGGATTAATCGCGAAATATGGTCGTGATTATTCAACAGTTCCCTACCTTGTGAAAGTAAATTCAAAAACAAATTTGTTAAAAACAAAATATAAAGATCCATTTGCGAATCTTTGGATACAAATGGAGGAAATAATAAATTTCAAAAAGCAAACAAAACTAAATATTTTAGGAGTTGGCTATACCATTAATATTGGAAGCTGGTATGAATCAAAAATGTTTAGGCAAGCTGAAAATTTAATTTATCAAGCACACCAAGAAGGATTAATAACTGTGTTATGGATGTATCCGCGCGGAAAAGCAGTTAAAAATGAAAATGACATACATTTAATTGCCGGCGGAGCCGGCGTGGCAGTCTGTTTAGGCGCTGATTTTGTTAAAGTAAATTTTCCTTATAACAAATTCCATACAAACAGAACGTGTAAACTTTTTCAAGAAGTAACAAACGCTGCCGGACGCACGGGAGTAATTTGCGTTGGCGGAGCTAAAAAATCAGAAAAATCTTTTTTAAGCTGTTTGCATAGCCAAATACATATTAACAAATCAAAAGGAAACGCGACCGGACGAAATATTTATCAGCGGCCTTTAAACGAAGCAATAAAAATGGCTAACGCAATCTCAGCTATCTCTTTATATGATTATTCAGCAAAAGACGCTTATGACATTTTTCTAGGAAAAAATAAATTAAAAATAAAATCTTAATTAATATATGTCATCTTGAATTTAATTCAAGATCCGCAAATTTATCACGCAGATTCCATGCCAAACACGGAATGACAAAACGAAAAATAATGCTTGTCAAAAAACAAAATGGTTTTACGCTTATTGAATCGCTAATTACAATTTTAGTAATGTCTATTTTATTTCTCGGCGTTTATGAATTAATAATTTTTTCAATAAAAATTACAAACGATAACAAACATAGAATGGCAGCAACAATTATCTCTAACCAAAAAATGGAAATAATTCGCAATCTTCCATACAACGATATTGGCACAGTCAGCGGAATGGTTAATGGCGTTATTCAAAATAATGAAATAGTGCAACAAGGAGGAAACATTTTTAACATAAATACTTTTGTCAAATATGAAGACGATGCTTTTGACGGAATCAGCACAACAGAAGGAGGAACAGACACAATACCAACTGATTATAAATCAGTAAGAATAAGGGTAAGCTGGACCGGAGGCTTTCAAGAAAAAAATGTTGTTGCTTACACAATTATATCTCAACGCGGAATAGAAACAAGCGCTGGCGGCGGAACATTGGCGATTTTAGTATATGACGCCAATGGTCTTCCAGTAAATTCAGCTGATGTTCTTGTGCAAAATAATATTGTCGCGCCTGTTATTGATTTTAGCGCGCAAACTAACGCACAAGGAAAATTAATTTTTTATGGCGCGCCTACTTCAACAGAAGCATATAGAATAACAGTGAGTAAGACAGGATATAGCGTTAGCTCAACAACCGATAGAACGCTTGAAAATCCTAATCCAACAAAACCTCATGCGAGCGTCATAGAAGACTGGAAAACAGAAATTACTTTTTATATTGATAAAGTTTCTAATTTAAATATTACAACAATTAAACAAGATCTTTTAGACAACTGGCTAATTAATACAGACGGAAGCGGAGAAAATCAAATTCATCCTGATTTCGCTGTTGATCCTTTAGGAAATTTATATTTTGTCTGGGAAGACTATAGCAACACTTCAGATTCTAAAATTTACAGCCAAAAATATGATCTGACCCCTGTTAAATTATGGGCGGTAGATAAAATAGTCAGTTCCGCAAACAAACAAATAAACCCAAGTATTGCGTCAGATTCAGTTGGAAATTTTTATATTACATGGAACGATGATAGAAATGGAAATCAAGATTCTTATCTTATTAAAACAGACAGTGATGGCAATGATTTATGGACCGGGGATAAAAAAATAAATACTGACGCTGGGAATGAAGATCAAATCAATCCTCAAGTGGCTATCTCAAAAATTGATACTACAGCCACAAGCACAGTAGTTTGGCAAGATAACAGAAACAGTAATTGGGATATTTACGCTCAAAGATTTGATTCAGACGGAAACAATTTATGGACAAACGATCTAAAAGCTAATAATGATGGGGCAACAACAGATCAACACTCACCTACTTTAGCTATTGATTCCACTGACAATATTTATGTTATCTGGACTGACGAAAGAAACGGAAATAAAGATATTTACGCGCAAAAATATGACGCAAGCGGAAGTAAATTATGGGGAGCAAGCGATTTAAAAGTTAATAATGATGGGACAGCAACTGACCAGTACTCAGCTAATATTGCTATTGATTCAAGCAATAATATTTATATTGTCTGGACTGACGAAAGAAACAGCAACAAAGATATTTATATCCAAAAATATGACGCAAGCGGAAGTAAATTATGGGGAGCAAGCGATCTGAAGGCTAATAATGATGGAACATTAACTAACCAACATTCCCCTGATTTAGCTATTGATTCAAGCGATAACATCTATATTATTTGGACTGACGAAAGAAACGGAAATAAAGATATTTACGCGCAAAAATATGATTCAGATGGAAATAAATTATGGACAAACGATTTAAGAGTTAATATTAATGTAGGCAACTCCGACCAAGATAATCCTGAAATTATTATAAACCCTTTTGACGGAAAAGCTTACGCTTGCTGGCAAGACAATAGAGACGGTAATTATGATGTATACGCTTCTCCAGTAGAGCCTTATGGTTCAATATCATACATTGCTAATGTTCCTGTCACTATTACTGGCGCAAAAAAAATCGGTGAAAATCCTATAATATATAAATATACGGTTGACCAAACATCTGATAGCAATGGCGAAATAAATTTAGTAAATATTGAGTGGGATTCTTATACTGTTGAATTACAAACTGGATATTCTGGCCATTCGATTATAATGTCAGATCCATCAATTCCTATTAATCTGCTTCCTGATGAAACGCAAGAGCTAATATTATATTTAGAATAATCTAAAAATTTTATGCGAAAATCAGGATTTACATTAATTGAAATTATTGTTGTAATTATGCTTTTAGGATTTGCTGTTACACTTTTTACAAATTTTGTTGTGCAAGGATATAAAGCTAATCTTTTTGGCAAAGAACAGGATTTAGCTGTGCAAAATGGCAGAAAAGCAACAGAACAAATAGCTGAAGAAATAAGAGAAGCAACTCAAAGCGATCGCGGGGATTATAGTTTAGATGTTGTCGCGGAACAAAATTTAAGTTTTTACAGCAATATTGACAGCGATGATGATATTGAAAAAGTAAGATATTTTTTAAACGGTTCAATTTTTAAAAAAGGAATAATTGAACCAAGCGGAGATCCAATTGTTTATACTGGAACAGAATCAATTATTGATGTGTCAAAATATATAAATAATCAATCTGAAGCGATCTTTATTTATTACGATACTGATAATAATGTTATAGCAGATCCAACAACAAACAAAAACGATATTAGATTAATCCGCGTTTCATTAAAAATCAATGTAACTCCTGAAATAGCTCCTCAAGATTATTATGTTGAAATGAACGCGCAAATAAGAAATTTAAAAGACAATCTGTAAATTTATATTAGTCCTCCTTTGTAAAAGGAGGTTGGAGGATTTTTAAATTATAAAATTTTTATTTTAAAATCCCCCAGCCCCTTTGCTAAAGGGGGATTGAAAAAATAAAATTTTAAAATAAACATGTTTAATAAAATAAAAAACAACCAATCTGGAGTTATGCTTATTGTCGCCCTGTCTCTTAGTTCAATTTTTATAGTAATTGCCGGAGGGCTTGCTATTTTAGGAGTTTATGAATATAAATTATATCTTAGAAAAACAGCAAAAACGCAAGCTCTTCATATAGCTGAAGCCGGTGTTAATTATTATCGCTGGCATTTAGCGCATGAAGAAACAGATTTTTTTGACGGGACAGGAAGCGACCCAGACGGAACTCCTCCAAACGGACCGTACCAACATACTTTTAATTCCCCGACGGGAGAGATAGAAGGATATTTTAGTTTAGAAATAACACCGCCTATTGTTGGATCAACAATCGCGACAATAAAATCAACTGGATGGACAAACGATTTTCCAAGTATTCAAAGGTCTATTGAGGTAAGATATGGAATCCCGTCTTTCGCGACTTACGCTGTAGTTGTCAATTCTAATGTTAGATTTGGATCTGGAACTGAAATTTTCGGTCCGATTCATTCTAACGGGGGAATTCGTTTTGACGGCGTAGCCCACAATCTTGTTAGCAGCGCTGTTTTATGCTATGATGATCCTGATACATGGTGGCTTGTTGATCTTTGCGAACGGCCTGGAGTATGGACGGCAAGCGCATCCCCAGAAACTGTATTTTTAAACGGCACGAGTTTTCCGGTTGGGACTGTTGATTTCGCTGGCATAACAGCAGATTTAGCGCAAATGAAAGCGGACGCTCAATCAGACGGATTTTATCTTAATTACAGCCCGCTCGGCTATGATATTCATTTTAATTCTGACGGAACTTTTGATGTTTATAAAGTTAATACTTTAGAGCCTGATGGAGATATATATTGCGGTTATGAAGGATGGATTGTCGATTCTTATGATATTGCGACTGAAACTTTGCAAAGTTCAGCTAATCCTATTCCCAATAATGGAATAATTTTTGTGGAAGCGAATGTATGGGTTGAAGGAATAGTAAATGGCAGAGTAACATTGGCTTCAGGCAGATTTCCTGACAATCCTACAAAATATACAAGCATAACTATCGTAAATGATCTTGTTAATAATGATAGCGACGGAAGCGATGTTATAGGCCTTATAGCGCAAAAGCATGTACAAATCGGATATTATAGCGAA
It encodes the following:
- a CDS encoding nucleotidyl transferase AbiEii/AbiGii toxin family protein, producing MAKIKLTDLQKDVLRFFGKNSFGKNFYWTGGTLLSYYYLSHRDSIDLDFFSDNLYSDEEYLIFINSLKKEVQANKIIFRQELNRKIYLAKRGKENVKLELVFFPFPNYERRKKLVEFSINIDSLSDIMINKTLSAYQRNEPKDAFDLYVYLSQKPKYNLLTLIRLVEKKFGVAIEPALLLAKLNKLSDELSGIEPLLLLPQKNLSEKAKSFFQDIFNSFSKKWIK
- a CDS encoding glycosyltransferase, with product MRVAIVHDMLTQYGGAEKVLKAIADIYPQAPIFTLIYNEKKLGHIFSKHRIKTSFLQKFPFAKNKFQYLLPLMPPAIESYNLKNFDLIISSASALSKGTIIPPSALHICYCHTPTRYLWVNSQDYISSLKYNKLIKSIIKLYLTRLKIWDYSTVSRVDKFIANSYNVKKRIKKFYDRESAVIYPPVNIKKFFVSEKNKEYFLIGGRIVPHKKFDIAITAFNKLNIPLKVFGEGPDYKALKKKANKNIEFLGFIKEEDKPKLYSQARAFLHPQEEDFGITLVEAMASGTPAIAYKAGGAKESVKEGLSGEFFLEQTWESLAEKVINFDDNKYNRYEIAQSVEKFSNENFKEKIKKFIQENIISPKNP
- a CDS encoding AAA family ATPase, whose protein sequence is MEDKNKNSKNPFTFQTIVCEKCAGTGKIDHKKCQNCKGEGVVFWFNKTLFCWGKKISSISILENKIEKIARKTINIILFIFGLLGFLFFVYYVYSRNFIGLISLDFWAEQTNEMLIFWLSIITDMYLFYRLDKESTLVKKVEKRKFDKSVNVFLSSNPWKKINKMQNLKRVNIASAFTVNSIKAIEEAWKLSVKFKHPQTRSVHILASLLFFSKIDLVFARLSINIENLAKKISRLLNKQEFLEFERGNNPILSADFKKILFNAYMEAYKAREPQVSVIDLLLSIAKEDNSAQEILFDLKADVNKIKNVVEWIRVNEMLIKGQKHFRRSAIFKPKGGMDRAMTAIETPALDHFSQDLTLLAKFGYLEPCIGREKEIEEIFRSIEASRQSVILSGNSGVGKSAIINGIARLMVEEDVPEIIKDKRLVSLSVARLVSGATPAEAQGRLMRIIDEIRRSGNIVLFIRDIQDIIGITSGSKESLDLSEVLVSEISKGTFFCFATTNSIDYTRYIENSAIGDSMQKIEILEPELNKAIQILEAKTAVIEYQNSVYFSYDAIEQAVKLSGKYIHDKFLPEKAIKIIEQAAVYVFKNKGAKSVVLGEDIAKLISEKVNIPLTSVTEKESEKLLNLEQEIHRRIIGQTEAVKMVSSALRRARTELRDLNRPIANFLFLGPTGVGKTELSKTVAEVYFGFEKNMIRIDMSEYQEPASINRLIGSPPGQGGFGTAGYLTEAVRKSPFTLILLDEIEKAHSDILNVFLQLMDDGRLTDGLGRTVDFTNVILIATSNAGTKFIQEKIKENWSVKDIKNQILENEIKKFFRPEFINRFDGVVVFKPLEMADVISIARLLIKKVIKMLKTKGINLQITEEALIDLAKQGFDPQYGARPLRRVIQEKVNDYLANYLLKGKIQRRDIVVLEKGGKIKIIKAEKL
- a CDS encoding aldolase produces the protein MLKINVPLSVPKRKEKEYIKNFKIATHNTGRLMMFAGDQKVEHLNNDFVGKNIPKEVADPEHYFQIAKKAHIGVFATQLGLIAKYGRDYSTVPYLVKVNSKTNLLKTKYKDPFANLWIQMEEIINFKKQTKLNILGVGYTINIGSWYESKMFRQAENLIYQAHQEGLITVLWMYPRGKAVKNENDIHLIAGGAGVAVCLGADFVKVNFPYNKFHTNRTCKLFQEVTNAAGRTGVICVGGAKKSEKSFLSCLHSQIHINKSKGNATGRNIYQRPLNEAIKMANAISAISLYDYSAKDAYDIFLGKNKLKIKS
- a CDS encoding type II secretion system protein, producing the protein MRKSGFTLIEIIVVIMLLGFAVTLFTNFVVQGYKANLFGKEQDLAVQNGRKATEQIAEEIREATQSDRGDYSLDVVAEQNLSFYSNIDSDDDIEKVRYFLNGSIFKKGIIEPSGDPIVYTGTESIIDVSKYINNQSEAIFIYYDTDNNVIADPTTNKNDIRLIRVSLKINVTPEIAPQDYYVEMNAQIRNLKDNL
- a CDS encoding prepilin-type N-terminal cleavage/methylation domain-containing protein, translated to MTKRKIMLVKKQNGFTLIESLITILVMSILFLGVYELIIFSIKITNDNKHRMAATIISNQKMEIIRNLPYNDIGTVSGMVNGVIQNNEIVQQGGNIFNINTFVKYEDDAFDGISTTEGGTDTIPTDYKSVRIRVSWTGGFQEKNVVAYTIISQRGIETSAGGGTLAILVYDANGLPVNSADVLVQNNIVAPVIDFSAQTNAQGKLIFYGAPTSTEAYRITVSKTGYSVSSTTDRTLENPNPTKPHASVIEDWKTEITFYIDKVSNLNITTIKQDLLDNWLINTDGSGENQIHPDFAVDPLGNLYFVWEDYSNTSDSKIYSQKYDLTPVKLWAVDKIVSSANKQINPSIASDSVGNFYITWNDDRNGNQDSYLIKTDSDGNDLWTGDKKINTDAGNEDQINPQVAISKIDTTATSTVVWQDNRNSNWDIYAQRFDSDGNNLWTNDLKANNDGATTDQHSPTLAIDSTDNIYVIWTDERNGNKDIYAQKYDASGSKLWGASDLKVNNDGTATDQYSANIAIDSSNNIYIVWTDERNSNKDIYIQKYDASGSKLWGASDLKANNDGTLTNQHSPDLAIDSSDNIYIIWTDERNGNKDIYAQKYDSDGNKLWTNDLRVNINVGNSDQDNPEIIINPFDGKAYACWQDNRDGNYDVYASPVEPYGSISYIANVPVTITGAKKIGENPIIYKYTVDQTSDSNGEINLVNIEWDSYTVELQTGYSGHSIIMSDPSIPINLLPDETQELILYLE